The Mus pahari chromosome 5, PAHARI_EIJ_v1.1, whole genome shotgun sequence genomic sequence ACAGGACTGGAAGTAAATGGTCTCACCCCAAGCTCCAGGGCCAAACAACTTtcggggccattctcattcaaactggcATATCCAAAGAACCGAAGTGTAGATATTACAttccaaaagagaaaagggaaaggggggtATAGTGAGGAAACACTGGACCAGAATAAACCATTCAGGTGGGCTGCTTCCAGTCTGGCTCTCTACTTGTATTGAGCTGGGCTCAAACAGCAAAGCCATCCCGATGGGCcatacagcatatatatatatatagcctgaGACCCTTTACACAATGGTCTATTTTCAGGAGAACTAGAGATCCAACCTATGTCTAAGGAAATGGGGCACGAGGAGTGAGATAACCCTACTGTGCCAGGGCCTTTCGCCAACCAATATGCAAAGGAACTGTTCTTTGTGATCAATACTGCATTCAGAATCAGGGCTTCTCCAGGTGTTTGCCTTCTGATTGCCTTTGCAATTGGTCAGAAGTCATGTTTGATCTCTGCAAGGGCAAAGGCATGTCCCCTAAGCAAACGGATGAGGGTTCTGAGCCTGCAGACTTTCTAGGTTAGGTTAGGTTTGAGTTAGACTttttagcacacacacattccGCAGACTCACAACACCTGCTTTTGGAGGGCCACATTCTGGGTAGGCAGAGTTGGCACATACTTCAAGATGAACCAGAGGGAGGGTCATACAAAGGCTTTGACTTCCAACCCAAGTTCAGAAacccaaatattttcttaaaaaaataaaaagccaaaaaaaaaaaacccataaacatttgttttcacaattttatttgttttcaaaatgttattGATGTTGGGGAGAAACAGCCAACATATACATTCCGAATTTCATCACGACTGGCATTTACCCACTCTGATAGGATCTTTCTCTGGCTTTTGGTCTAATTTCAGATCTCTTTGGCAGTCCCCCTCTGATGTCCTCATGTTGCTGCCCTGTGTTTGAAGGCCACCAGGGCAGAGCTCATGGCCGCATCACAAGTGGGATCGGTAGTTGCGACTTGCTGTGGGGAGGGACAGATTTACAACAAGGGCACCCGTTAGTACACAGCCATTAGAATCCTGTCCCTAAGAATTCAGCCacttgcctggcagtggtggctcatgcctttaatcctagcacttgggaggcagaggcaggcggatttctgagttcgaggccaacctggtctatacagcgagttccaggacagtcagggctacagagagaccttgtctcgaaaaaaaaaacccaaaaccaaaaccaaaaaacaaacaaacaaacaaacaaacccctctgGCATCTCAGGCTGGGACTGCTGGTTACTACTGAGGTCTGCCTCCATGAAGGTGTCTGGGAGAGCAAGTCTTAGAATCTGACTGCTCTCCGGCTAGCTTCCCCCGCACTTACCATCATCGCCCCGTTTTCTACTCTTCAGGACGCTCTTCCGGTATTTTCTCTTACTTCCACCTCTCTTGACGCCCTTGTGAGGAGCGCGGTTCTTGCCTCTCCTCATGCCATGAGTCTTTAGCTTGCGGCTGGTCGACATGGTACTTTCTGCCAAAATGAGGGGCTTTGCAAGGCCGGCAGGGGCCGGGAGTCCATGTATATAAGGCCTTAGCCATTGTGACCACAAAGGGGTGTGGCTTAGCAGCTGGGTGTGACTCTCTTGTGACGTCACTAACCTTTGCTCCACCTTGCTGGTACATAAGTAATAAGGAAGCAGACTCTTCAAGGCTGATCTGGTCCCCTTTTTAGGTTAAAGAAGGCTTTTCAGACAGGTACTAAACATCTAACTTCCTCCACTCCTGTGGCTTGGCCTGGGAAGTGCTTTACCAGTGGTCATTAAAGTATGTTTCTTGCCTGTACAGAACTTGAAAGTCACTGAGTGTGgatatttgtatgtgtgggtgtgtaagtCTCAGCATTACCCTCAGGAAGCAAATGTATTTCCATAAGCACTTGAGTCTAGGAGAGCGGATTCAAAAATAGGAAGTTTCCTCCCCAGGCTTTACACTTCTGATACCAGAGACAGGGTTAAGTTTTGGTTTTGTCTCATGTGTTTTGGGATCTTTATCGATATTCCCAGTTTCCGCTGCTACAAACCAGTAGAGCCAGAACCCCAGCAGATGGGACAGGTATCTCCAAAGGTTGCCACCTGTCATTTTGGGAGCCTGGAAAGTAAAATCTGTTTAAAGTTTAGATCACAAAAATTTACTGCCTACATAGGATGTTTCTATCATGTTTGAGCACTAGGGAAATGGTCTAAAGATATAGTCTAAAGACAGAAATCCTCTGTGTGCAGCCAAAGTGGATGGAGCtttgggactcttatggaagagttggggggaggattgtgggccctgaaggaaataggaactccacaggaagaccaacagagtcaagtaacctaGACCCTAGgggctctcagacactgaaccaccaaccagaaagCAAACATGGTAGAattagccccaccccacccctacacagatgtacagatgtgcagcttggtcttcatgagggccCCAAACAAGTAGAGTGGGGgttattccaaaagctgttgcctatctgtggaaTATGTTTAGCTGCgcagccttgtctggcttcagtgggagaggatgtgcctacttccacagacttgatgtgccagggtgagggggATACCTAGGGAGCTCCCACTCTCTGAGGacaaggggagggggcaaggaaTTTTAGAGGGGGGTGTTCAGGAGGAGGGGCAGTGTAcaggatgtaaagttaataaaaacataaagtgaAAAAGTTTTGCATGTATACGGACCTTTTAACCTCATGGATGAAATCCATTAGACCAGTGGTCAGGCATCTGTACAGTGAGTCCTGTTGATGCTGTTGAGTGGGTGGTTAAGAGATACCTTTATACCAAAGCAGTGGTTCAGGAGGAAGTATTTTTTAGTGGCTTAGCTGTGGAAGCGAAAGGTATGTGTTGGTTGAGATAGAGAGCAAGACAAGGACACAGTCTTGGAGATAGATGTAGGAGATGAGAACTGATGGTGTCAGGGAGTGGCCTGTTTCTGTGTAATGCAGCTGTATGGATGCTTGAGTTGCCAGGATTAGGCTGGGCTTTTGAATATGGGTTTGAAGTGCTTTTGCGACTTCTAAATAAAGAAACTGAGCAATGATTATGACATATATGAGTCAGCAAGTCTTGTCATTCAGCATATTGGATTTTATAACTCATATCtagttcattaaaataaatttcaacagACACTGAaagttcgttctctctctccccaccattAACCTTATTCAAGAACTGAGCAAACACGGAGGAGGCTCTCAGCCAAAGCTggtggagaagaaaagaggacgTAGCTCAACTCCCCATCTCATATTTCTCATGTTTATAGGTAATGATAAGATGTTTTGGGTGCCAGATTCCCTCCATGGCATAGTAGCTTTTCCCTGGTAACTTCAGGTCATCATGACACCCTCTTTACATTCTGTAAAACTTCCTGGCATACTTGAAGATGGTTTGGAAACTGCTTTTCTCCCAACCAGCATCACATAAAGCATCCCTTCCATACCGGCCAAAAGGACTCCTTAAGAACTGGTTCACGGATTCCTTGGTGACTTTCATTCCTACAGAGGGTAAAACTATATAAAGCAGTGTTCCATCTTGCCCTTTTGTATTTCAAACTCCTCTGTTCATTTCAGtcatatgtttggttttttttttttttctcttacaggCCATGAGAACACAAATCCCCAAGAAATACAGGACTTGGCTTGCCCCTTAGAGCTTGGTTGTAAATGATTCTGCCACAGAATGGGGTCCCAATGAGCCTTTGTTTCCACATTTGTTAAAAGAatagaatttaattttcttaagtcATCCTATTTCTCTCGTTTTTGTCCTACAATTCTAAGGAAGGTTTCCTCCACTTTCCACACACTCATTGCCCTTTGACATTTATTCAAAGTCTGCTATCCTGTCACATTGCCCTTCAGACTGAACCAACGAGCTATGTGAAAGCCCAATTTGATTCGGCATGGTGTTTAGTTGGTCTCAACAGAAGATAGCCCATCTTGGTTCTGGTACTGGTTGGATTTCTCAGGACCCTGTCTCTATTGTTTGCAAATAAGCAGGCTGCATTAGGTGATTAGGTGGCCTCCAAGAAGAGCTGGCAGCCCTTGTGGTCCTCTCGTAGTTATGAACATTTCCCCACTGTAAGTGTTCTCTCCCAACTGTGGACATCTAAGCAGGCTGAATTAGGTGATTAGGGGCCTCCAAGAAGAGCTGGCAGCTGTTGTTTTCCTCTTGTAGTTATGAACATTTCCCCACTGTAAGTGTTCTCTCCCAACTGTGGACATCTAAGCAGGCTGAATTAGGTGATTAGGGGCCTCCAAGAAGAGCTGGCAGCTGTTGTTTTCCTCT encodes the following:
- the Tnp1 gene encoding spermatid nuclear transition protein 1 isoform X2 gives rise to the protein MSTSRKLKTHGMRRGKNRAPHKGVKRGGSKRKYRKSVLKSRKRGDDGNRNYRSHL
- the Tnp1 gene encoding spermatid nuclear transition protein 1 isoform X1, whose protein sequence is MSTSRKLKTHGMRRGKNRAPHKGVKRGGSKRKYRKSVLKSRKRGDDASRNYRSHL